Proteins co-encoded in one Tachysurus fulvidraco isolate hzauxx_2018 chromosome 17, HZAU_PFXX_2.0, whole genome shotgun sequence genomic window:
- the si:dkeyp-121d2.7 gene encoding zinc finger protein 251 isoform X1, which yields MADSVKTFQAHLTAVMDSLVRASVCEITKLFEDTVNDYLVEISLNRKENEALKLRLRLTENKLRNERKYGLAWAASRRAAGLLGPDETGCAKKRKLESRGKQAKEWSGGVWEEGVGGVRDERRDERRDVCHTHPPTAGEGEEQEEERRRVSGERKEVATVKEEEDVYRCESVRLLQEALQMSQTESNTAQEDLDPVSTGPGSAVGDVWEQPSLSAEPTKSSDELSGLETALKVEREREEAESALTSSSNAVDRSDSVEFIGLDGLCSSQQDSAPSTHEANPAEIGPRSQGGDEGEESGQEGEDLLHFCPQCGGGFNSASELAEHVCLLAEERFQCSACGRDFSHAWSLKSHECVQAGEQPHRCELCGKRFTHSRSLERHQLVHTGERPHQCPQCGRSFSRLGNLERHQRIHTGERPYECGACGKRFSRIEYLKRHQQIHSGERGERNQTLSDTELKRNQCFSSA from the exons ATGGCGGACTCGGTGAAGACGTTCCAGGCGCATCTGACGGCCGTGATGGACAGCTTGGTGCGCGCCTCCGTGTGCGAGATCACCAAGCTGTTCGAGGACACGGTGAACGACTACCTGGTGGAGATATCGCTCAACCGGAAGGAGAACGAGGCTCTGAAACTGCGCCTGAGGCTCACCGAGAACAAGCTGAGGAACGAGCGGAAGTACGGGCTCGCTTGGGCGGCCAGTCGGCGCGCAGCCGGCCTGCTCGGTCCTGATGAGACTGGCTGTGCAAAAAAACGCAAGCTGGAATCTA GAGGCAAGCAGGCTAAGGAGTGGAGTGGTGGCGTGTGGGAGGAGGGTGTTGGAGGAGTGAGAGATGAGAGGAGGGACGAGAGGAGGGACGTGTGCCACACACATCCACCAACCGCAGGGGAAggagaggagcaggaggaggagaggagacgcGTCTCTGGGGAGAGAAAGGAGGTGGCCACAGTTAAGGAGGAG GAGGATGTCTACAGGTGTGAGTCTGTGAGGCTGCTGCAGGAGGCACTTCAGATGAGCCAGACTGAAAGCAACACAGCTCAAG AAGATTTGGATCCTGTTTCAACCGGTCCTGGATCAGCTGTGGGTGATGTGTGGGAGCAGCCCAGTCTGTCAGCCGAACCCACAAAGAGCAGTGACGAGTTGAGCGGTCTAGAAACAGCCTTAAAGGTGGAGCGTGAGAGGGAGGAGGCGGAGTCTGCACTAACCAGTTCGTCTAATGCAGTGGACAGAAGCGACAGTGTGGAATTTATAGGGTTGGATGGTTTGTGCAGCTCTCAGCAGGACTCTGCTCCCTCAACACATGAAGCCAACCCTGCCGAGATAGGCCCCAGGAGCCAAGGAGGTGATGAGGGGGAGGAGTCAGGACAAGAGGGCGAGGACTTACTGCATTTCTGCCCTCAGTGCGGCGGCGGCTTTAACTCTGCATCCGAACTGGCTGAACACGTGTGTCTGCTAGCCGAGGAACGTTTCCAGTGTTCAGCATGTGGACGGGACTTCAGTCACGCCTGGAGCTTGAAGAGCCACGAGTGCGTACAGGCAGGCGAACAGCCTCACCGCTGTGAACTTTGTGGGAAACGGttcacacactcgcgctctctcgaGCGCCACCAGCTGGTACACACAGGCGAGCGACCACATCAGTGTCCACAATGCGGACGCAGTTTTAGCCGTCTGGGCAACCTAGAGCGACATCAACGCATCCACACTGGCGAGCGACCGTATGAGTGCGGTGCTTGCGGCAAGCGCTTCAGTCGCATCGAGTACCTCAAACGGCACCAGCAGATCCACAgcggagagagaggagagaggaaccagactctcaGTGACACAGAGCTGAAACGCAATCAGTGCTTCTCCAGCGCCTGA
- the si:dkeyp-121d2.7 gene encoding zinc finger protein 251 isoform X2 produces the protein MADSVKTFQAHLTAVMDSLVRASVCEITKLFEDTVNDYLVEISLNRKENEALKLRLRLTENKLRNERKYGLAWAASRRAAGLLGPDETGCAKKRKLESRGKQAKEWSGGVWEEGVGGVRDERRDERRDVCHTHPPTAGEGEEQEEERRRVSGERKEVATVKEEEDVYRCESVRLLQEALQMSQTESNTAQDLDPVSTGPGSAVGDVWEQPSLSAEPTKSSDELSGLETALKVEREREEAESALTSSSNAVDRSDSVEFIGLDGLCSSQQDSAPSTHEANPAEIGPRSQGGDEGEESGQEGEDLLHFCPQCGGGFNSASELAEHVCLLAEERFQCSACGRDFSHAWSLKSHECVQAGEQPHRCELCGKRFTHSRSLERHQLVHTGERPHQCPQCGRSFSRLGNLERHQRIHTGERPYECGACGKRFSRIEYLKRHQQIHSGERGERNQTLSDTELKRNQCFSSA, from the exons ATGGCGGACTCGGTGAAGACGTTCCAGGCGCATCTGACGGCCGTGATGGACAGCTTGGTGCGCGCCTCCGTGTGCGAGATCACCAAGCTGTTCGAGGACACGGTGAACGACTACCTGGTGGAGATATCGCTCAACCGGAAGGAGAACGAGGCTCTGAAACTGCGCCTGAGGCTCACCGAGAACAAGCTGAGGAACGAGCGGAAGTACGGGCTCGCTTGGGCGGCCAGTCGGCGCGCAGCCGGCCTGCTCGGTCCTGATGAGACTGGCTGTGCAAAAAAACGCAAGCTGGAATCTA GAGGCAAGCAGGCTAAGGAGTGGAGTGGTGGCGTGTGGGAGGAGGGTGTTGGAGGAGTGAGAGATGAGAGGAGGGACGAGAGGAGGGACGTGTGCCACACACATCCACCAACCGCAGGGGAAggagaggagcaggaggaggagaggagacgcGTCTCTGGGGAGAGAAAGGAGGTGGCCACAGTTAAGGAGGAG GAGGATGTCTACAGGTGTGAGTCTGTGAGGCTGCTGCAGGAGGCACTTCAGATGAGCCAGACTGAAAGCAACACAGCTCAAG ATTTGGATCCTGTTTCAACCGGTCCTGGATCAGCTGTGGGTGATGTGTGGGAGCAGCCCAGTCTGTCAGCCGAACCCACAAAGAGCAGTGACGAGTTGAGCGGTCTAGAAACAGCCTTAAAGGTGGAGCGTGAGAGGGAGGAGGCGGAGTCTGCACTAACCAGTTCGTCTAATGCAGTGGACAGAAGCGACAGTGTGGAATTTATAGGGTTGGATGGTTTGTGCAGCTCTCAGCAGGACTCTGCTCCCTCAACACATGAAGCCAACCCTGCCGAGATAGGCCCCAGGAGCCAAGGAGGTGATGAGGGGGAGGAGTCAGGACAAGAGGGCGAGGACTTACTGCATTTCTGCCCTCAGTGCGGCGGCGGCTTTAACTCTGCATCCGAACTGGCTGAACACGTGTGTCTGCTAGCCGAGGAACGTTTCCAGTGTTCAGCATGTGGACGGGACTTCAGTCACGCCTGGAGCTTGAAGAGCCACGAGTGCGTACAGGCAGGCGAACAGCCTCACCGCTGTGAACTTTGTGGGAAACGGttcacacactcgcgctctctcgaGCGCCACCAGCTGGTACACACAGGCGAGCGACCACATCAGTGTCCACAATGCGGACGCAGTTTTAGCCGTCTGGGCAACCTAGAGCGACATCAACGCATCCACACTGGCGAGCGACCGTATGAGTGCGGTGCTTGCGGCAAGCGCTTCAGTCGCATCGAGTACCTCAAACGGCACCAGCAGATCCACAgcggagagagaggagagaggaaccagactctcaGTGACACAGAGCTGAAACGCAATCAGTGCTTCTCCAGCGCCTGA
- the mif gene encoding macrophage migration inhibitory factor translates to MPMFVVSTNVSKDAVPAGLLSEITQDLAKAMGKPPNYIAVHIIPDQMMMFGGKADPCALCSLHSIGKIGGSQNKHYSKLLMGLLNKHLGIEPDRIYINFTDMDAENVAWNNSTFG, encoded by the exons ATGCCGATGTTCGTGGTCAGTACAAATGTATCGAAAGATGCAGTTCCTGCCGGATTACTGTCTGAAATCACCCAGGATCTTGCTAAAGCTATGGGGAAACCACCTAAT TACATCGCTGTGCACATCATCCCTGATCAGATGATGATGTTCGGGGGCAAAGCAGACCCTTGTGCCCTCTGCTCCCTCCACAGCATCGGGAAGATCGGAGGCTCGCAGAATAAACATTATTCCAAACTGCTCATGGGCTTGCTTAATAAACACCTGGGGATCGAACCCGACag GATCTACATCAACTTTACCGACATGGATGCAGAAAACGTGGCCTGGAACAACTCCACCTTTGGTTAA
- the selenoh gene encoding selenoprotein H — translation MATRAKAGRVAKRKADALAEAEPVAKQDKGNKGEQEDDEGQRVVIEHCKSURVYGRNADALREALFSAHPQLRVLLNPEKPRRNSFEVTLIDGSKEVILWTGIKKGPPRKLKFPEPAEVVTALDNALKSK, via the exons ATGGCGACACGTGCTAAAGCAG GTCGTGTGGCAAAGCGTAAGGCGGATGCGCTTGCAGAAGCGGAGCCTGTGGCCAAACAGGATAAAGGGAACAAGGGTGAACAGGAGGATGATGAAGGACAGAGAGTCGTCATCGAACACTG taaAAGCTGACGTGTGTACGGGCGGAATGCCGATGCACTGCGTGAGGCTCTCTTCTCTGCACATCCTCAGCTGCGTGTCCTGCTCAACCCCGAGAAGCCTCGACGCAACAGCTTTGAGGTTACTCTGATTGATGGGAGCAAAG AGGTGATATTGTGGACGGGTATCAAGAAGGGTCCTCCCCGTAAACTGAAGTTTCCAGAGCCTGCTGAGGTTGTAACTGCTCTGGACAATGCCCTGAAGAGCAAGTAG
- the clp1 gene encoding polyribonucleotide 5'-hydroxyl-kinase Clp1 isoform X1 has protein sequence MFGMSTEAPEKAADEGQSSGGAAGARFDLEKETELRFEVEAGERVQLELLSGLAEVFGSELNRNKKYTFGPGSKIAVFTWQGCSLSLSGKTEVAYVSKDTPMLLYLNTHAALEQMRRQAERDNERGPRVMLVGPTDVGKSTVCRLLLNYAVRLGRRPTLVELDVGQSSVSVPGTMSALYIERPADVEEGFSVQAPLVFHFGSTTPGTNIKLYNKLTSCLAEVFSQRCEVNRKASVGGCIINTCGWVKGSGYQALVHCASAFQVDVVLVLDQERLYNELKRDLPHFVRVVLLPKSGGVVERSKDCRRETRDDKIREYFYGFRGASFYPHAFDVRFSDVRIYKIGAPSIPDSCLPLGMSQDDTQLKLVPVSPGRDLTHHVLSVSCVDDETEGGESRSRGILESPVCGFIVVTAVDTQAQVMTVLAPAPRPLPRHTLLIMDIRFIDLK, from the exons ATGTTTG GTATGAGCACTGAGGCGCCTGAGAAAGCTGCTGATGAAGGCCAGAGCTCTGGGGGAGCCGCCGGAGCGCGGTTTGACTTGGAGAAGGAGACTGAGCTCAGGTTTGAGGTCGAGGCAGGAGAGCGAGTGCAGCTCGAACTGCTGTCCGGTCTGGCCGAGGTGTTCGGATCAGAACTGAACCGGAACAAGAAGTACACATTCGGACCTGGCTCGAAAATCGCAGTGTTTACGTGGCAGGGATGCAGTCTGTCTCTAAGCGGCAAGACCGAG GTGGCTTATGTCTCTAAAGACACCCCTATGCTGTTGTATCTTAACACACATGCTGCGTTGGAGCAAATGAGACGGCAGGCTGAGAGAGACAACGAGAGAGGCCCAAGG GTCATGTTGGTGGGGCCGACGGATGTGGGAAAGTCCACAGTGTGCCGTCTACTACTGAACTATGCAGTGAGGCTGGGCAGGAGGCCCACGTTAGTGGAGCTGGATGTCGGCCAAAGCAGT GTGTCTGTTCCAGGGACAATGTCAGCACTGTACATTGAGCGTCCAGCAGATGTCGAGGAAGGCTTCTCTGTCCAGGCTCCTCTAGTCTTCCACTTCGGTTCCACAACACCAGGGACCAATATCAAACTCTATAACAAG ctgacaTCGTGTCTGGCAGAGGTGTTCTCACAGCGCTGTGAGGTGAACCGGAAGGCCAGTGTTGGAGGCTGCATCATCAACACGTGCGGCTGGGTGAAAGGGTCAGGATACCAGGCGCTGGTCCACTGCGCTTCAGCATTCCAGGTGGATGTGGTGCTAGTTCTTGATCAGGAACGCCTTTACAATGAGCTTAAAAGGGATCTGCCACATTTTGTCCGTGTCGTACTGCTACCCAAGTCCGGCGGTGTCGTAGAACGCTCTAAAGACTGCAGACGGGAGACCCGGGACGACAAAATCCGTGAGTATTTCTACGGCTTCCGTGGAGCCTCGTTCTACCCACATGCTTTTGATGTGCGCTTCTCGGATGTGCGCATCTACAAAATTGGTGCACCTTCCATTCCGGACTCGTGTTTGCCACTGGGCATGTCACAGGACGACACACAGCTGAAGCTGGTTCCTGTGAGCCCGGGGCGTGACCTGACGCATCACGTGCTGAGTGTTAGTTGCGTGGATGATGAAACAGAGGGAGGAGAGAGCCGGAGCAGGGGGATTTTAGAAAGTCCGGTTTGTGGGTTCATTGTGGTTACAGCTGTGGACACTCAGGCTCAGGTGATGACCGTACTTGCTCCAGCACCCCGACCTCTGCCTCgccacacactcctcatcatGGACATTCGCTTCATAGACCTGAAGTAA
- the clp1 gene encoding polyribonucleotide 5'-hydroxyl-kinase Clp1 isoform X2 — protein MSTEAPEKAADEGQSSGGAAGARFDLEKETELRFEVEAGERVQLELLSGLAEVFGSELNRNKKYTFGPGSKIAVFTWQGCSLSLSGKTEVAYVSKDTPMLLYLNTHAALEQMRRQAERDNERGPRVMLVGPTDVGKSTVCRLLLNYAVRLGRRPTLVELDVGQSSVSVPGTMSALYIERPADVEEGFSVQAPLVFHFGSTTPGTNIKLYNKLTSCLAEVFSQRCEVNRKASVGGCIINTCGWVKGSGYQALVHCASAFQVDVVLVLDQERLYNELKRDLPHFVRVVLLPKSGGVVERSKDCRRETRDDKIREYFYGFRGASFYPHAFDVRFSDVRIYKIGAPSIPDSCLPLGMSQDDTQLKLVPVSPGRDLTHHVLSVSCVDDETEGGESRSRGILESPVCGFIVVTAVDTQAQVMTVLAPAPRPLPRHTLLIMDIRFIDLK, from the exons ATGAGCACTGAGGCGCCTGAGAAAGCTGCTGATGAAGGCCAGAGCTCTGGGGGAGCCGCCGGAGCGCGGTTTGACTTGGAGAAGGAGACTGAGCTCAGGTTTGAGGTCGAGGCAGGAGAGCGAGTGCAGCTCGAACTGCTGTCCGGTCTGGCCGAGGTGTTCGGATCAGAACTGAACCGGAACAAGAAGTACACATTCGGACCTGGCTCGAAAATCGCAGTGTTTACGTGGCAGGGATGCAGTCTGTCTCTAAGCGGCAAGACCGAG GTGGCTTATGTCTCTAAAGACACCCCTATGCTGTTGTATCTTAACACACATGCTGCGTTGGAGCAAATGAGACGGCAGGCTGAGAGAGACAACGAGAGAGGCCCAAGG GTCATGTTGGTGGGGCCGACGGATGTGGGAAAGTCCACAGTGTGCCGTCTACTACTGAACTATGCAGTGAGGCTGGGCAGGAGGCCCACGTTAGTGGAGCTGGATGTCGGCCAAAGCAGT GTGTCTGTTCCAGGGACAATGTCAGCACTGTACATTGAGCGTCCAGCAGATGTCGAGGAAGGCTTCTCTGTCCAGGCTCCTCTAGTCTTCCACTTCGGTTCCACAACACCAGGGACCAATATCAAACTCTATAACAAG ctgacaTCGTGTCTGGCAGAGGTGTTCTCACAGCGCTGTGAGGTGAACCGGAAGGCCAGTGTTGGAGGCTGCATCATCAACACGTGCGGCTGGGTGAAAGGGTCAGGATACCAGGCGCTGGTCCACTGCGCTTCAGCATTCCAGGTGGATGTGGTGCTAGTTCTTGATCAGGAACGCCTTTACAATGAGCTTAAAAGGGATCTGCCACATTTTGTCCGTGTCGTACTGCTACCCAAGTCCGGCGGTGTCGTAGAACGCTCTAAAGACTGCAGACGGGAGACCCGGGACGACAAAATCCGTGAGTATTTCTACGGCTTCCGTGGAGCCTCGTTCTACCCACATGCTTTTGATGTGCGCTTCTCGGATGTGCGCATCTACAAAATTGGTGCACCTTCCATTCCGGACTCGTGTTTGCCACTGGGCATGTCACAGGACGACACACAGCTGAAGCTGGTTCCTGTGAGCCCGGGGCGTGACCTGACGCATCACGTGCTGAGTGTTAGTTGCGTGGATGATGAAACAGAGGGAGGAGAGAGCCGGAGCAGGGGGATTTTAGAAAGTCCGGTTTGTGGGTTCATTGTGGTTACAGCTGTGGACACTCAGGCTCAGGTGATGACCGTACTTGCTCCAGCACCCCGACCTCTGCCTCgccacacactcctcatcatGGACATTCGCTTCATAGACCTGAAGTAA
- the zdhhc5b gene encoding palmitoyltransferase ZDHHC5-B isoform X1, with product MPAGLSVGGALGDPSPSRRFRPSRYVPVSAATIFLVGATTLFLCFTCPWLAERFSSSIPVYNVMVFLFTLANFCMATFMDPGIFPRAEEDEDKEDDFRAPLYKTVEVRNIQVRMKWCSTCRFYRPPRCSHCSVCDNCVEEFDHHCPWVNNCIGRRNYRYFFLFLLSLTIHIMGVFGCSLLYILYHTEQLDEVHSGVTMAVMCIAGLFFVPVAGLTGFHIVLVARGRTTNEQVTGKFRGGVNPFTHGCCKNVSHVLCSSQAPRYIGRLKQTQSLQVQPPFLRPQLSEAQLAAKALDNGIQQSKSSLEAMESQSTDIEPPPPPKPEHRYHGLPHTHNEESSLLSEAPPTPALYKYRPSYSSPGKNHTHSTHKMNRGDSVTESPSVPLSTGHASYRSEPSLSGRGISGWRPGGGGEGGRAGSGGLGGPSALGGRSYPSFTDTLLHSAVASCSSSIRSAQTTHNALGPLLSEGTTSTSYKSLANQTRNGSLSYDSLLTPSESPEFESAAPELSPPRPAPPRSLGSTPGAPPIMGYTSPFLSAQQREGSLQACPAPLRPSPNRPFLRPTSPPPSRAPPLSPRARSLGSPPPGPTTGSIPMGKSLSYASGAELRQCPYNTGGGTSTSNSRQRLTNHSTHAHKPGGGVKKVSGVGGTTYEISV from the exons ATGCCTGCGGGTCTCAGTGTGGGTGGGGCTCTCGGAGACCCCTCCCCTTCCCGCCGCTTTCGTCCCAGTCGCTATGTGCCTGTATCTGCAGCGACAATCTTCCTCGTTGGGGCTACGACACTTTTCCTGTGCTTCAC TTGTCCTTGGCTGGCAGAGCGTTTCTCTTCTTCCATTCCTGTCTATAACGTCATGGTCTTCCTCTTCACCCTGGCCAACTTTTGCATGGCTACATTTATGGACCCAGGCATCTTTCCCAGAG CggaggaagatgaagataaGGAAGATGATTTCCGGGCTCCTCTCTATAAGACGGTGGAGGTGAGGAACATTCAGGTGCGCATGAAATGGTGTTCCACATGCCGCTTCTACAGACCTCCCCGATGCTCTCATTGCTCCGTGTGCGACAACTGTGTCGAG GAGTTTGACCATCACTGTCCTTGGGTCAATAACTGCATCGGGAGGCGGAACTACCGTTATTTCTTCCTGTTCCTTTTATCTCTCACTATACACATAATGGGAGTGTTTGGATGCAGCCTGCTGTACATCCTCTATCACACTGAACAACTGGATGAAGTGCACTCTGGAGTTAC TATGGCAGTGATGTGTATCGCAGGCCTATTTTTCGTCCCAGTAGCAGGACTCACCGGTTTCCATATTGTGCTGGTAGCCAGAGGAAGAACGACAAACGAACag GTCACAGGGAAGTTTAGAGGGGGCGTCAACCCATTCACACATGGATGTTGTAAAAACGTGTCTCATGTACTATGTAGCTCTCAGGCTCCAAG gtACATAGGGAGGTTGAAGCAGACCCAGTCCCTTCAGGTTCAGCCTCCGTTTCTGCGGCCTCAACTCTCTGAAGCACAGCTTGCGGCAAAAGCCCTGGACAATGGGATCCAGCAG tcTAAGAGCAGTCTGGAGGCCATGGAAAGTCAGTCTACAGATATTGAGCCGCCCCCACCTCCTAAACCGGAGCACAGATACCATGggctgcctcacacacacaatgaag AGAGCAGTCTCCTGAGTGAAGCACCACCCACACCTGCGTTATATAAATACCGGCCGTCCTACAGCAGTCCAGgaaaaaaccacacacattccacacacaaG aTGAATCGGGGGGACAGTGTGACAGAGTCGCCCTCCGTCCCCCTGTCAACTGGGCATGCCAGCTATCGTTCAGAGCCTAGTCTTTCGGGCCGGGGAATTTCTGGGTGGCGACCaggagggggaggggagggaggcAGAGCAGGCTCGGGGGGACTGGGTGGGCCGTCTGCTCTCGGAGGGCGGTCTTATCCTTCCTTCACTGACACGCTCCTACACTCAGCGGTGGCCTCGTGCTCCTCCAGTATCCGCTCTGCTCAGACAACCCACAATGCACTTGGGCCACTGCTGTCTGAGGGCACAACCTCTACTAGCTATAAAAGTTTGGCTAATCAGACTCGGAACGGCAGCCTGTCTTATGACAGTCTGCTGACGCCTTCGGAGAGCCCGGAGTTTGAATCAGCTGCTCCTGAGCTGTCCCCGCCCAGGCCGGCACCCCCACGCTCCCTCGGTTCTACTCCTGGGGCTCCACCCATCATGGGTTACACCTCACCGTTCTTGTCTGCTCAGCAGAGAGAGGGCTCTCTCCAGGCCTGCCCTGCCCCCCTAAGACCCTCCCCCAACAGACCTTTCCTGCGCCCCACAAGCCCACCCCCTTCCCGAGCTCCACCCCTGTCTCCTCGAGCTCGCTCTTTGGGTTCACCGCCTCCTGGCCCCACCACAGGAAGCATTCCTATGGGCAAATCGTTATCCTACGCAAGTGGAGCGGAGTTACGGCAATGCCCATATAACACAGGGGGTGGTACTTCCACGTCAAA CTCTAGGCAGAGACTGACCAATCACAGCACCCATGCACACAAACCTGGCGGCGGTGTGAAGAAAGTGAGCGGTGTCGGAGGAACAACTTATGAGATTTCagtatga
- the zdhhc5b gene encoding palmitoyltransferase ZDHHC5-B isoform X2: MPAGLSVGGALGDPSPSRRFRPSRYVPVSAATIFLVGATTLFLCFTCPWLAERFSSSIPVYNVMVFLFTLANFCMATFMDPGIFPRAEEDEDKEDDFRAPLYKTVEVRNIQVRMKWCSTCRFYRPPRCSHCSVCDNCVEEFDHHCPWVNNCIGRRNYRYFFLFLLSLTIHIMGVFGCSLLYILYHTEQLDEVHSGVTMAVMCIAGLFFVPVAGLTGFHIVLVARGRTTNEQVTGKFRGGVNPFTHGCCKNVSHVLCSSQAPRYIGRLKQTQSLQVQPPFLRPQLSEAQLAAKALDNGIQQSKSSLEAMESQSTDIEPPPPPKPEHRYHGLPHTHNEESSLLSEAPPTPALYKYRPSYSSPGKNHTHSTHKMNRGDSVTESPSVPLSTGHASYRSEPSLSGRGISGWRPGGGGEGGRAGSGGLGGPSALGGRSYPSFTDTLLHSAVASCSSSIRSAQTTHNALGPLLSEGTTSTSYKSLANQTRNGSLSYDSLLTPSESPEFESAAPELSPPRPAPPRSLGSTPGAPPIMGYTSPFLSAQQREGSLQACPAPLRPSPNRPFLRPTSPPPSRAPPLSPRARSLGSPPPGPTTGSIPMGKSLSYASGAELRQCPYNTGGGTSTSKMTLSLCKALGRD; encoded by the exons ATGCCTGCGGGTCTCAGTGTGGGTGGGGCTCTCGGAGACCCCTCCCCTTCCCGCCGCTTTCGTCCCAGTCGCTATGTGCCTGTATCTGCAGCGACAATCTTCCTCGTTGGGGCTACGACACTTTTCCTGTGCTTCAC TTGTCCTTGGCTGGCAGAGCGTTTCTCTTCTTCCATTCCTGTCTATAACGTCATGGTCTTCCTCTTCACCCTGGCCAACTTTTGCATGGCTACATTTATGGACCCAGGCATCTTTCCCAGAG CggaggaagatgaagataaGGAAGATGATTTCCGGGCTCCTCTCTATAAGACGGTGGAGGTGAGGAACATTCAGGTGCGCATGAAATGGTGTTCCACATGCCGCTTCTACAGACCTCCCCGATGCTCTCATTGCTCCGTGTGCGACAACTGTGTCGAG GAGTTTGACCATCACTGTCCTTGGGTCAATAACTGCATCGGGAGGCGGAACTACCGTTATTTCTTCCTGTTCCTTTTATCTCTCACTATACACATAATGGGAGTGTTTGGATGCAGCCTGCTGTACATCCTCTATCACACTGAACAACTGGATGAAGTGCACTCTGGAGTTAC TATGGCAGTGATGTGTATCGCAGGCCTATTTTTCGTCCCAGTAGCAGGACTCACCGGTTTCCATATTGTGCTGGTAGCCAGAGGAAGAACGACAAACGAACag GTCACAGGGAAGTTTAGAGGGGGCGTCAACCCATTCACACATGGATGTTGTAAAAACGTGTCTCATGTACTATGTAGCTCTCAGGCTCCAAG gtACATAGGGAGGTTGAAGCAGACCCAGTCCCTTCAGGTTCAGCCTCCGTTTCTGCGGCCTCAACTCTCTGAAGCACAGCTTGCGGCAAAAGCCCTGGACAATGGGATCCAGCAG tcTAAGAGCAGTCTGGAGGCCATGGAAAGTCAGTCTACAGATATTGAGCCGCCCCCACCTCCTAAACCGGAGCACAGATACCATGggctgcctcacacacacaatgaag AGAGCAGTCTCCTGAGTGAAGCACCACCCACACCTGCGTTATATAAATACCGGCCGTCCTACAGCAGTCCAGgaaaaaaccacacacattccacacacaaG aTGAATCGGGGGGACAGTGTGACAGAGTCGCCCTCCGTCCCCCTGTCAACTGGGCATGCCAGCTATCGTTCAGAGCCTAGTCTTTCGGGCCGGGGAATTTCTGGGTGGCGACCaggagggggaggggagggaggcAGAGCAGGCTCGGGGGGACTGGGTGGGCCGTCTGCTCTCGGAGGGCGGTCTTATCCTTCCTTCACTGACACGCTCCTACACTCAGCGGTGGCCTCGTGCTCCTCCAGTATCCGCTCTGCTCAGACAACCCACAATGCACTTGGGCCACTGCTGTCTGAGGGCACAACCTCTACTAGCTATAAAAGTTTGGCTAATCAGACTCGGAACGGCAGCCTGTCTTATGACAGTCTGCTGACGCCTTCGGAGAGCCCGGAGTTTGAATCAGCTGCTCCTGAGCTGTCCCCGCCCAGGCCGGCACCCCCACGCTCCCTCGGTTCTACTCCTGGGGCTCCACCCATCATGGGTTACACCTCACCGTTCTTGTCTGCTCAGCAGAGAGAGGGCTCTCTCCAGGCCTGCCCTGCCCCCCTAAGACCCTCCCCCAACAGACCTTTCCTGCGCCCCACAAGCCCACCCCCTTCCCGAGCTCCACCCCTGTCTCCTCGAGCTCGCTCTTTGGGTTCACCGCCTCCTGGCCCCACCACAGGAAGCATTCCTATGGGCAAATCGTTATCCTACGCAAGTGGAGCGGAGTTACGGCAATGCCCATATAACACAGGGGGTGGTACTTCCACGTCAAA GATGACTCTTTCTCTGTGCAAAG CTCTAGGCAGAGACTGA